DNA from ANME-2 cluster archaeon:
ACTACGTGGGCGTTACCATCCACGCATTCTGCGGTAGGATTACCCCGAATGAAAGGGGTAGCTTTTTAGGCAATCTGTGATGTAACTTCTTGTCGACAAGCAGAGAGCACAGAGGCACGCAGAGAAAAACAACACATCTCTGCGCCTCTCGGCGTCCTCTGCGCTGAATCTTTTTTGACGCAATCCATTTATCCAGAATAAATTAAAAAGTCACTCCTTTTAGTGCAAAAGCTAATCCAGGCAGCAAGGGTTAATCTATTGTCACGCTCTGGCGGGTACGACTTATAGAATGCCGGAGGGGATATCGGACTGCGGTTGCGCAGGTGGAGGGCGTGTTTGAGCGGTTGAGGGGTAGGCATTAATACTTGAAAAGGAAACTCTGGTAAGGGAGGATTTCATCATGAGGATATTTTTGATTCTTGTGCTGTTGGTACTTATTTCAGGATGCATAGCCAGTGAGCCAGATGAAGAGACCCTTATAGAGGAGGACATAAATATGGATGCAATATCGATTTCTTCAGACGTTTTTAAGAACGGTGGTATGCTGTCGTCCGAATATACATGTGACGGAAATAATGTATCACCAGACCTGTCCTGGGACACAATCCCGGACGGCACACAATCCATCGCCTTGATAGTGGACGACCCGGACGCCCCGGGTAAAACCTGGGTCCACTGGGTGATCTACAATATACCTGCCAGCAGCACCGGACTGCCCCCGGGTGTGCCCAAGAACAAAAGCCTGGACGACGGCAGCCTGCAGGGCAAGAACGATTTTGGCAAGATCGGCTATAACGGACCCTGCCCGCCGCCGGGCAAGCCCCACAGGTATTTCTTCAAGGTATATGCCCTGGATACTACACTCAACTTAAAGAGCGGTGCAACCAAATCCCAGCTCGAGACTGCCATGTCAGGGCACATTCTGGCACAGGGAGAGATAGTAGGGAAATACGGGCGCTGATTGAGTATGTAGCTGCTGCGAACCGGGGATCATTCTTTTACGTTTGTGTCTTCGGGCATTGTTGGTCTTTTATTAGGTTTATATAAAATTATTAGTATAAATATATAAATATATTGTGACATTATCACAAGATTTATAAGCTATGAGTTTTTAAGATTTGTTAAATATTCAGAAAATATCTTGAACGAAAGTGTCAGGATGATTTCAGGATTTGCGCAATTTCATAATTCGAATTTCAGTGTGGGATGCAAGATGAATTATAAGCGCCGTTGTTGTGTAAAGTGTATTCTTGCAAAGAATGTAAGAAGTAGCGGGAATAGCATAATTCACTGCTGGATATCGATGCTACTGACTGGCATTTGTGGGACAACGGCGGGCGCGGTTCAACCGAGGGCGTTTTACTAACAGAAGGTGTTTACTGAATAAAATAACAGATGAGGTGTAGGTTATGCGAACAAGATCAATAATTATTACAATCGTTGTTGCATTGCTGCTGTTCTCAGCGGCTTCGAATGCAGTTTGTGCAAAGGGACAGGGCAGCCTGATCGATGAACTGGCAGAGATCGATTCATTCCACCCGCCGAAGATCGGTGATCCGATAAATATGATGTATAACGAATGGCACTACTTCAATGTGAT
Protein-coding regions in this window:
- a CDS encoding YbhB/YbcL family Raf kinase inhibitor-like protein, producing the protein MRIFLILVLLVLISGCIASEPDEETLIEEDINMDAISISSDVFKNGGMLSSEYTCDGNNVSPDLSWDTIPDGTQSIALIVDDPDAPGKTWVHWVIYNIPASSTGLPPGVPKNKSLDDGSLQGKNDFGKIGYNGPCPPPGKPHRYFFKVYALDTTLNLKSGATKSQLETAMSGHILAQGEIVGKYGR